From Rhinolophus sinicus isolate RSC01 linkage group LG15, ASM3656204v1, whole genome shotgun sequence, the proteins below share one genomic window:
- the NAA38 gene encoding N-alpha-acetyltransferase 38, NatC auxiliary subunit, giving the protein MAGAGPTMLLREENGCCSRRQSSSSAGDSDGEREDSPAARARQQLEALLNKTMRIRMTDGRTLVGCFLCTDRDCNVILGSAQEFLKPSDSFSAGEPRVLGLAMVPGHHIVSIEVQRESMTGPPYL; this is encoded by the exons ATGGCCGGAGCTGGACCGACCATGCTGCTACGAGAGGAGAACGGCTGTTGCAGCCGGCGTCAAAGCAGCTCCAGCGCTGGG GACTCAGACGGAGAGCGCGAGGACTCGCCGGCTGCGCGTGCCCGGCAGCAGCTGGAGGCGCTGCTCAACAAGACTATGCGCATTCGTATGACAGATGGACGGACACTGGTCGGCTGCTTCCTCTGCACCGACCGCGACTGCAATGTTATCTTGGGCTCGGCTCAGGAATTCCTCAAGCCATCTG ATTCCTTCTCCGCTGGCGAACCCCGTGTGCTGGGCCTGGCCATGGTACCCGGACACCACATCGTTTCTATTGAGGTGCAAAGAGAGAGCATGACGGGGCCTCCCTATCTCTGA
- the CYB5D1 gene encoding cytochrome b5 domain-containing protein 1 isoform X2, with product MLHRGLVAGPDFEHFQRRYFTPAEVAQHNQPEDLWVSYLGYVYDLTPLAEKYKGDLLLKPIVEVAGQDISHWFDPKTRDIRKHIDPLTGSLRYRTLRGRFLHVPPQLPRSDWANDFGKPWWQGSHYKVGRLSAKTRNIRIINTLTSQEHTLENMCSSQKIPGREA from the exons ATGCTGCACCGGGGCTTAGTGGCGGGGCCAGACTTTGAACATTTCCAGCGTCGGTATTTCACTCCGGCTGAGGTGGCCCAACACAACCAGCCGGAAGACCTCTGGGTGTCTTACCTGGGATATGTGTATGACCTAACGCCGTTGGCAGAGAAGTACAAGG GAGACCTGCTGCTGAAGCCCATCGTGGAAGTTGCAGGCCAGGATATCAGCCACTGGTTTGATCCAAAGACTAGAGAC ATCCGCAAGCACATAGATCCCCTGACCGGTTCCCTGAGATACCGCACCCTCCGGGGCCGCTTTCTGCATGTCCCACCTCAACTGCCCCGTTCGGACTGGGCCAATGACTTCGGAAAGCCCTGGTGGCAGGGGTCGCATTACAAGGTGGGGCGGCTGTCCGCCAAGACCCGGAACATCCGCATCATTAACACGCTCACGTCGCAGGAGCACACACTGGAG
- the CYB5D1 gene encoding cytochrome b5 domain-containing protein 1 isoform X3 yields the protein MLHRGLVAGPDFEHFQRRYFTPAEVAQHNQPEDLWVSYLGYVYDLTPLAEKYKGDLLLKPIVEVAGQDISHWFDPKTRDIRKHIDPLTGSLRYRTLRGRFLHVPPQLPRSDWANDFGKPWWQGSHYKVGRLSAKTRNIRIINTLTSQEHTLELHMEI from the exons ATGCTGCACCGGGGCTTAGTGGCGGGGCCAGACTTTGAACATTTCCAGCGTCGGTATTTCACTCCGGCTGAGGTGGCCCAACACAACCAGCCGGAAGACCTCTGGGTGTCTTACCTGGGATATGTGTATGACCTAACGCCGTTGGCAGAGAAGTACAAGG GAGACCTGCTGCTGAAGCCCATCGTGGAAGTTGCAGGCCAGGATATCAGCCACTGGTTTGATCCAAAGACTAGAGAC ATCCGCAAGCACATAGATCCCCTGACCGGTTCCCTGAGATACCGCACCCTCCGGGGCCGCTTTCTGCATGTCCCACCTCAACTGCCCCGTTCGGACTGGGCCAATGACTTCGGAAAGCCCTGGTGGCAGGGGTCGCATTACAAGGTGGGGCGGCTGTCCGCCAAGACCCGGAACATCCGCATCATTAACACGCTCACGTCGCAGGAGCACACACTGGAG
- the TMEM88 gene encoding transmembrane protein 88 has product MADVPGAQRPVPSGPEPRDPLDCWACAVLVTAQNLLVAAFNLLLLALVLGTILLPAVTMLGFGFLCHSQFLRSQAPPCTAHLRDPGFTALLVTGFLLLVPLLVLALASYRRLCLRLRLADCLVPYSRALYRRRRTPQLGQIRASPGSQAVPTSGKVWV; this is encoded by the exons ATGGCGGATGTCCCCGGGGCGCAGCGACCGGTTCCTAGCGGCCCAGAGCCCCGAGACCCCCTGGACTGCTGGGCCTGCGCTGTGCTGGTCACCGCCCAGAATCTACTGGTGGCTGCCTTCAATCTTCTCTTGCTGGCGCTGGTACTGGGGACCATCCTGCTACCTGCTGTCACCATGCTAGGCTTCGGCTTCCTCTGCCACTCCCAG TTCCTGCGTTCCCAGGCACCCCCTTGCACCGCGCACCTGCGGGACCCGGGCTTCACTGCCCTGCTGGTCACTGGATTCCTGCTCCTCGTGCCGCTGCTCGTGCTTGCCCTGGCCAGCTACCGCCGCCTCTGCCTGCGCCTCCGCCTGGCTGACTGCCTCGTGCCCTACAGCCGAGCTCTCTATCGGCGCCGGCGCACCCCGCAGCTGGGACAAATCCGGGCCTCGCCAGGATCCCAGGCCGTTCCCACATCAGGAAAGGTCTGGGTTTGA